From Saccharothrix espanaensis DSM 44229, the proteins below share one genomic window:
- a CDS encoding MerR family transcriptional regulator — translation MRIGELAQRGGTTTRALRYYESLGLITARRTANGQREYDEDDLRLVAEIRSLADIGFALEDTRPFVECLRDGHTSGDACPASVAVYRRKLAELDECIARLATARDRVRTQLEQAEQRRRPCAR, via the coding sequence GTGCGCATCGGTGAACTGGCTCAGCGGGGTGGGACGACCACCAGGGCGCTGCGCTACTACGAGTCCCTGGGTCTGATCACCGCGCGGCGGACCGCCAACGGGCAGCGCGAGTACGACGAGGACGACCTGCGGCTGGTCGCCGAGATCCGGTCGCTGGCCGACATCGGCTTCGCGCTGGAGGACACCCGGCCGTTCGTCGAGTGCCTCCGCGACGGCCACACCAGCGGCGACGCGTGCCCCGCCTCGGTGGCGGTGTACCGGCGCAAGCTGGCCGAGCTGGACGAGTGCATCGCCCGGCTGGCGACCGCCCGCGACCGCGTGCGCACGCAACTGGAGCAGGCCGAGCAGAGGAGACGCCCGTGCGCACGCTGA
- a CDS encoding bifunctional ADP-dependent NAD(P)H-hydrate dehydratase/NAD(P)H-hydrate epimerase translates to MRGLWTTDRVRAAEERVLARVPAGSLMRRAAFGVAVAAVDLLDGRRRVGLLVGAGNNGGDALWAGYYLLRRGIAVSAVLLDPARAHAEGLAAFRRAGGRVVDRLRDVDLVVDGIVGLSGRGPLRPAAAEHVAHLDAPVLAVDSPSGVDPDTGAVDGPAVRADVTVTFGCLKPVHALADCGEVRLVDLGLEPELGGPDLVELDLADVGAAWPVPGRDDDKYTQGVTGVAAGSATYPGAAVLATGSALLATSGMVRYAGAAAEGVRAQWPEAICTGSITDAGRVQSWVVGPGLGTGLGAEDVLRTVLEAGVPVCADADAITMLANNPDLWDARDPDTPVVLTPHDREFERLAGEVGPDRVAAARRAAGKFDAVVLLKGHATVVAAPDGRVLVNRARTSWAATAGSGDVLSGLIGSLLAAGLDPLLAAGCAARVHVLAAELAADGAPIPASALLSAVPDAIRAARREAS, encoded by the coding sequence ATGCGGGGACTGTGGACCACTGATCGGGTTCGGGCGGCCGAGGAGCGCGTGCTGGCGCGGGTGCCCGCCGGGTCGTTGATGCGGCGGGCGGCGTTCGGCGTGGCCGTCGCCGCGGTGGACCTGCTCGACGGCCGGCGGCGGGTCGGGCTGCTGGTCGGCGCGGGCAACAACGGCGGCGACGCGCTGTGGGCCGGGTACTACCTGCTGCGGCGCGGGATCGCGGTGTCCGCGGTGCTGCTCGACCCGGCTCGGGCGCACGCCGAGGGGCTCGCCGCGTTCCGCCGGGCCGGCGGGCGGGTGGTCGACCGGCTGCGCGACGTCGACCTGGTGGTGGACGGGATCGTGGGGCTCTCCGGGCGCGGCCCGCTGCGGCCCGCCGCGGCCGAGCACGTCGCCCACCTCGACGCGCCGGTGCTCGCGGTCGACTCGCCCAGCGGCGTCGACCCGGACACCGGGGCGGTCGACGGGCCCGCCGTGCGGGCCGACGTCACCGTTACGTTCGGCTGCCTCAAACCCGTGCACGCGCTGGCCGACTGCGGCGAGGTGCGCCTGGTCGACCTCGGGCTGGAGCCCGAGCTCGGCGGGCCGGACCTGGTCGAGCTCGACCTCGCGGACGTCGGCGCGGCCTGGCCGGTGCCCGGTCGGGACGACGACAAGTACACCCAGGGGGTCACCGGCGTCGCCGCCGGTTCGGCGACCTACCCCGGCGCGGCCGTGCTGGCGACCGGGTCGGCGCTGCTGGCCACCTCCGGGATGGTCCGGTACGCGGGCGCGGCGGCCGAGGGCGTCCGGGCGCAGTGGCCGGAGGCGATCTGCACCGGGTCGATCACCGACGCGGGCCGCGTGCAGTCCTGGGTGGTCGGGCCGGGCCTGGGCACCGGGCTCGGTGCGGAGGACGTGCTGCGCACGGTGCTGGAGGCCGGGGTGCCGGTGTGCGCGGACGCCGACGCGATCACCATGCTGGCCAACAACCCGGACCTGTGGGACGCCCGCGACCCGGACACCCCGGTCGTGCTCACCCCGCACGACCGCGAGTTCGAGCGGCTGGCCGGCGAGGTGGGGCCGGACCGGGTGGCGGCGGCCCGGCGCGCCGCCGGGAAGTTCGACGCCGTGGTCCTGCTCAAGGGGCACGCCACGGTCGTCGCCGCGCCGGACGGCCGGGTCCTGGTCAACCGCGCCCGCACGTCGTGGGCCGCCACGGCGGGCTCCGGCGACGTCCTCTCCGGCCTGATCGGCTCGCTGCTGGCGGCCGGGCTGGACCCGTTGCTCGCGGCCGGTTGCGCCGCCCGGGTGCACGTCCTGGCGGCCGAGCTGGCCGCCGACGGCGCGCCGATCCCGGCGTCGGCGCTGCTGTCGGCGGTGCCGGACGCGATCCGCGCCGCGCGGCGGGAGGCGTCCTGA
- the tsaD gene encoding tRNA (adenosine(37)-N6)-threonylcarbamoyltransferase complex transferase subunit TsaD, with translation MTDRLILGIESSCDETGVGIVRLGPDGALELLADEVASSVEEHARFGGVVPEVASRAHLEAMVPTMRRAVEQAGIELSDVHSIAVTAGPGLAGALLVGVSAAKAYAAALGKPLYGVNHLAGHVAADTLQHGPLPQRCVALLVSGGHSQLLLIEGLADKITEIGSTVDDAAGEAYDKVARLLDLPYPGGPPIDKLAKRGNGCAIAFPRGLTGPRDSKYDFSFSGLKTSVARWVERKERAGEEVPLADVAASFQEAVADVLTAKAIRACKDLGVDTLVISGGVAANSRLSGLAAQRCAEAGIELRVPRPRLCTDNGAMIAALGAHLVAAGAEPSRMDLSTTPGLPVGTIQIV, from the coding sequence GTGACTGACCGGCTCATCCTCGGTATCGAGAGCTCGTGCGACGAGACCGGCGTCGGCATCGTCCGGCTCGGCCCGGACGGCGCGCTGGAACTGCTCGCCGACGAGGTCGCCTCCAGCGTGGAGGAGCACGCCCGGTTCGGCGGCGTGGTGCCCGAGGTGGCGTCGCGGGCGCACCTGGAGGCGATGGTGCCGACCATGCGCCGGGCCGTGGAGCAGGCCGGGATCGAGCTGTCGGACGTGCACTCGATCGCGGTCACCGCCGGTCCGGGGCTCGCGGGCGCGCTGCTGGTCGGCGTGTCGGCGGCCAAGGCGTACGCGGCGGCGCTGGGCAAGCCGCTCTACGGCGTGAACCACCTGGCCGGGCACGTGGCCGCGGACACCCTCCAGCACGGCCCGCTGCCGCAGCGGTGCGTGGCGCTGCTGGTGTCCGGCGGGCACTCGCAGCTGCTGCTGATCGAGGGGCTGGCGGACAAGATCACCGAGATCGGGTCCACGGTGGACGACGCGGCGGGCGAGGCCTACGACAAGGTGGCCCGCCTGCTGGACCTGCCGTACCCGGGCGGCCCGCCGATCGACAAGCTCGCCAAGCGGGGCAACGGGTGCGCCATCGCGTTCCCGCGCGGGCTGACCGGGCCGAGGGACTCGAAGTACGACTTCTCGTTCTCCGGGTTGAAGACGTCCGTGGCGCGGTGGGTGGAGCGCAAGGAGCGGGCCGGCGAGGAGGTCCCGCTGGCGGACGTGGCCGCGTCGTTCCAGGAGGCGGTGGCCGACGTGCTGACCGCCAAGGCGATCCGGGCGTGCAAGGACCTCGGCGTGGACACCCTGGTGATCTCCGGCGGGGTGGCGGCGAACTCGCGGCTCTCCGGGCTCGCGGCGCAGCGGTGCGCGGAGGCGGGGATCGAGCTGCGGGTGCCCAGGCCCCGGCTGTGCACGGACAACGGCGCGATGATCGCCGCGCTGGGCGCGCACCTGGTGGCGGCGGGCGCGGAACCGTCCCGGATGGACCTGTCCACGACGCCCGGCCTGCCGGTCGGCACCATCCAGATCGTCTGA
- the rimI gene encoding ribosomal protein S18-alanine N-acetyltransferase, which translates to MTVGPLRHEDVARCAEIEHELFPGDDPWSENSFHSELDGGNFYVGAHVNGELIGYAGLGLTDFESSVHTIAVVSGHQRGGVGKTLLRTLLAKADELGLPVFLEVRTDNVPAISLYLAHGFEHLGLRRRYYQPSGADAYTMGRPANRD; encoded by the coding sequence CTGACCGTGGGGCCGTTGCGGCACGAGGACGTCGCGCGGTGCGCCGAGATCGAGCACGAGCTGTTCCCCGGTGACGACCCGTGGAGCGAGAACTCGTTCCACAGCGAGCTCGACGGCGGCAACTTCTACGTCGGCGCGCACGTCAACGGCGAGCTGATCGGGTACGCCGGGCTGGGCCTGACGGACTTCGAGTCGAGCGTGCACACCATCGCCGTGGTCTCCGGGCACCAGCGCGGCGGGGTCGGCAAGACCCTGCTGCGGACCCTGCTGGCCAAGGCCGACGAGCTGGGCCTGCCGGTGTTCCTGGAGGTCCGCACGGACAACGTGCCCGCGATCTCGCTCTACCTCGCGCACGGTTTCGAGCACCTGGGCCTGCGCCGCCGCTACTACCAGCCGTCGGGTGCCGACGCGTACACGATGGGAAGGCCCGCGAACCGTGACTGA
- a CDS encoding thioredoxin family protein translates to MRTLTDETFTEGVRSGAVLVEFTASWCPPCRMIEPVLAELDRELAAVDFAKIDTDANPRTARDLGVMGMPTLQLYQDGELRAQIVGARPKQQLLAWLEAHL, encoded by the coding sequence GTGCGCACGCTGACCGACGAGACGTTCACCGAGGGGGTCCGCTCCGGGGCGGTGCTGGTGGAGTTCACCGCGAGCTGGTGCCCGCCGTGCCGGATGATCGAACCGGTCCTGGCCGAGCTGGACCGGGAGCTGGCCGCGGTCGACTTCGCCAAGATCGACACCGACGCGAACCCGCGCACCGCCCGTGACCTCGGGGTGATGGGGATGCCGACGCTACAGCTCTACCAGGACGGCGAGCTGCGCGCCCAGATCGTCGGCGCGCGGCCGAAGCAGCAGCTCCTGGCGTGGCTCGAAGCACACTTGTGA
- a CDS encoding acyl-CoA synthetase, translating into MLLPALATTPAKVALRFPGQELTYAELADRARAVAAGLVGVRRVAVWARPDVRTCLAVVGALLAGVPVVPLNPKLGERELAHILTDSAPDLVVDDVLPSGTPVDLPEPDGEAPALIVYTSGTTGPPKGVVLPRRALASNLDALAAAWEWTADDVVVHGLPLFHVHGLGVGVIGPLRRGGTVHHLGSFSVAAAAEALDTVGTMMFGVPTMYHRIAAAPEHAPAFAKARLLVSGSAPLPVTVHRRLEELTGQRVVERYGLTETLMNTSVRAAGDRRPGTVGPPLDGVEVRVVGDEPGEVEVRGPNLFLEYLNRPDATREAFADGWFRTGDLAVVEPDGALRIVGRRATDLIKSGGYKIGAGEVENALLEHPGVAEVAVTGEPDEDLGERVVAWVVPTATPATERDLADHVARLLTPHKRPRVVRFLDALPRNDMGKVLKRELR; encoded by the coding sequence ATGCTGCTGCCCGCCCTGGCGACGACGCCCGCGAAAGTGGCCCTGCGCTTCCCCGGCCAGGAACTGACCTACGCCGAACTGGCCGACCGGGCCCGTGCCGTCGCCGCCGGCCTGGTGGGCGTGCGGCGGGTCGCGGTGTGGGCACGGCCGGACGTGCGGACCTGTCTGGCGGTGGTGGGCGCGCTGCTCGCCGGGGTGCCGGTGGTGCCGCTCAACCCGAAGCTCGGGGAGCGCGAGCTGGCGCACATCCTCACCGACAGCGCGCCCGACCTCGTCGTGGACGACGTGCTGCCGTCCGGAACACCGGTCGACCTGCCCGAGCCGGACGGCGAAGCGCCCGCGCTGATCGTCTACACCTCGGGCACGACCGGGCCGCCGAAGGGCGTCGTGCTGCCGCGCCGGGCGCTGGCGTCGAACCTCGACGCGCTGGCCGCGGCGTGGGAGTGGACCGCCGACGACGTGGTGGTGCACGGCCTGCCGCTGTTCCACGTGCACGGTCTGGGCGTGGGCGTGATCGGGCCGCTGCGGCGCGGCGGCACGGTGCACCACCTCGGGTCGTTCAGCGTGGCGGCGGCGGCCGAGGCGCTGGACACCGTCGGCACGATGATGTTCGGCGTCCCGACCATGTACCACCGGATCGCCGCCGCGCCCGAGCACGCGCCGGCGTTCGCGAAGGCCCGGCTGCTGGTGTCGGGCTCGGCGCCGCTGCCGGTGACCGTGCACCGGCGGCTGGAGGAGCTGACCGGGCAGCGCGTGGTCGAGCGGTACGGCCTGACCGAGACCCTGATGAACACCAGCGTCCGCGCGGCCGGCGACCGCCGCCCCGGCACGGTCGGCCCGCCGCTGGACGGCGTCGAGGTCCGGGTGGTGGGCGACGAGCCGGGCGAGGTCGAGGTGCGCGGCCCGAACCTGTTCCTGGAGTACCTCAACCGCCCGGACGCGACCCGCGAGGCGTTCGCCGACGGCTGGTTCCGCACCGGCGACCTGGCCGTGGTGGAGCCGGACGGCGCGCTGCGGATCGTCGGCCGGCGGGCCACCGACCTGATCAAGAGCGGCGGCTACAAGATCGGCGCGGGCGAGGTCGAGAACGCCCTGCTGGAGCACCCCGGCGTGGCCGAGGTGGCGGTGACCGGCGAACCGGACGAGGACCTGGGCGAACGGGTCGTCGCGTGGGTGGTGCCGACCGCGACCCCGGCCACCGAACGGGACCTGGCCGACCACGTGGCCCGCCTGCTCACCCCGCACAAGCGACCGCGGGTGGTGCGCTTCCTCGACGCGTTGCCGCGCAACGACATGGGCAAGGTGCTCAAGCGCGAACTGCGGTGA
- the tsaE gene encoding tRNA (adenosine(37)-N6)-threonylcarbamoyltransferase complex ATPase subunit type 1 TsaE, producing MTLPRVEDTEEFGRRLGGLVRGGDLLLLAGPLGAGKTALVRGLAAGLGVRGRVSSPTFVIARVHDPAPGGRGVPLVHVDAYRLGGDLDQLDDLDLDTDLVDAVVAVEWGEGVAERLSEDHLLITLERHDDDVRTARLEPHGTWSERELPV from the coding sequence GTGACCCTCCCCAGGGTGGAGGACACCGAGGAGTTCGGGCGCAGGCTGGGCGGGCTGGTGCGCGGCGGCGACCTGCTGCTGCTGGCCGGCCCGCTGGGCGCCGGCAAGACGGCCCTGGTGCGCGGGCTCGCGGCCGGCCTGGGCGTGCGCGGGCGGGTGAGCTCGCCGACGTTCGTGATCGCGCGCGTGCACGACCCCGCGCCCGGCGGTCGCGGCGTGCCGCTGGTGCACGTCGACGCCTACCGGCTGGGCGGCGACCTGGACCAGCTGGACGACCTCGACCTGGACACCGACCTGGTGGACGCGGTGGTGGCGGTGGAGTGGGGCGAGGGCGTCGCCGAGCGGCTGTCCGAGGACCACCTGCTGATCACGCTGGAACGGCACGACGACGACGTGCGCACCGCCCGCCTGGAGCCGCACGGGACGTGGTCGGAGCGCGAACTGCCGGTCTGA
- the alr gene encoding alanine racemase: MNGVMAAPRAEVVIDLDNLRHNVEYLARLASRAETMVVVKADGYGHGAVEVARAALEAGATWLGSCSLAEALVLRAAGISAPVLSWLDPAGTDYAPGVEAGVDLSVSSLRQLAAVAEAARGVGRPARVHLKIDTGLSRNGSRPDEWGALVEKAAATPEVRVHAVWSHLAVADEIGHPATDAQAERFDDAYREAVAAGLDPIRHLANSAAVLTRPDLHFDLVRPGIAAYGLNPVPEPFDLRPVMTFRSSVALAKRIPAGESVSYGMSWTAKTGTTVALVPVGYADGVPRTLSNRMHVWLAGARRPVVGRVCMDQVVVDCGDDPVAEGDEVVLFGAGTHGEPTAREWADITGTIDYEIVTGMYRPRVTRTYR; this comes from the coding sequence ATGAACGGTGTTATGGCCGCTCCTCGCGCTGAGGTCGTGATCGACCTCGACAACCTCCGGCACAACGTCGAGTACCTGGCCCGCTTGGCGTCCCGCGCCGAGACGATGGTCGTGGTCAAGGCCGACGGGTACGGCCACGGTGCCGTGGAGGTGGCCAGAGCCGCCCTGGAGGCGGGCGCGACCTGGCTGGGCTCGTGCTCGCTGGCCGAGGCGCTGGTGCTGCGCGCCGCCGGGATCTCCGCGCCGGTGCTGTCCTGGCTGGACCCGGCGGGCACGGACTACGCGCCGGGCGTCGAGGCGGGCGTCGACCTGTCGGTGTCCTCGCTGCGGCAGCTGGCCGCCGTGGCCGAGGCGGCGCGGGGGGTCGGCCGGCCGGCCCGGGTCCACCTCAAGATCGACACCGGGCTGTCCCGCAACGGGTCCCGGCCCGACGAGTGGGGCGCGCTGGTGGAGAAGGCCGCGGCCACGCCCGAGGTGCGGGTGCACGCGGTGTGGTCGCACCTGGCGGTCGCCGACGAGATCGGGCACCCGGCGACCGACGCGCAGGCCGAGCGGTTCGACGACGCCTACCGCGAGGCGGTGGCGGCCGGGTTGGACCCGATCCGGCACCTGGCCAACTCGGCGGCCGTGCTGACCCGCCCCGACCTGCACTTCGACCTGGTCCGGCCGGGGATCGCGGCGTACGGGCTGAACCCGGTGCCGGAGCCGTTCGACCTGCGGCCGGTGATGACGTTCCGCTCGTCGGTGGCGCTGGCCAAGCGCATCCCGGCCGGCGAGTCGGTGTCCTACGGGATGAGCTGGACGGCCAAGACCGGGACGACCGTGGCGCTGGTGCCCGTCGGGTACGCCGACGGCGTGCCGCGCACCCTGTCCAACCGGATGCACGTGTGGCTGGCCGGCGCGCGACGGCCCGTGGTCGGCCGGGTGTGCATGGACCAGGTGGTGGTGGACTGCGGCGACGACCCGGTGGCCGAGGGCGACGAGGTGGTGCTGTTCGGCGCGGGCACGCACGGCGAGCCGACCGCCCGGGAGTGGGCCGACATCACCGGGACCATCGACTACGAGATCGTCACCGGCATGTACCGGCCCCGGGTGACCAGGACCTACCGGTGA
- the glmS gene encoding glutamine--fructose-6-phosphate transaminase (isomerizing): MCGIVGYVGHRSALDVVLDGLRRLEYRGYDSAGVAVLDGGGGLAVERKAGRLGNLEARLDEVGREAFAGTAGMGHTRWATHGAPIDRNSHPHRDVSGRVAVVHNGIIENFAALRAELEARGVEMSSDTDTETTAHLIAFAYAEGDTKGDLAASVRAVVRRLEGAFTLVVTHADEPDTVIAARRSSPLVVGVGEGETFVASDVSAFIEHTREAVELGQDQVVVIDRSGYTVTDFDGEAAEAKPFTVNWDLSAAEKGGHEYFMLKEIEEQPEALANTLRGHFRDGRIVLDEQRLSDQDLRDVDKVFVVACGSAYHSGLVAKYAIEHWTRLPVEVELASEFRYRDPVLDRDTLVVAVSQSGETADTLEAVRHARAQKARVLAVCNTNGAQIPRESDAVLYTHAGPEIGVASTKAFLAQIAANYLVGLALAQARGTKYPDEVAREFHELEAMPHAVQRVLETVGQVRALGRELADSKAVLFLGRHVGYPVALEGALKLKELAYMHAEGFAAGELKHGPIALIEEGLPVVVVMPSPKGRAVLHSKLVSNISEIQARGARTIVIAEEGDETVRPFADHLIEVPAVPTLLQPLISTVPLQVLAAEIARSRGYDVDKPRNLAKSVTVE; the protein is encoded by the coding sequence GTGTGCGGAATCGTGGGATACGTGGGCCACCGCTCGGCGCTGGACGTAGTGCTCGACGGGCTGCGGCGGCTGGAGTACCGGGGCTACGACTCGGCGGGCGTCGCCGTCCTCGACGGCGGGGGCGGCCTGGCCGTGGAGCGCAAGGCGGGTCGGCTGGGCAACCTGGAGGCCCGGCTGGACGAGGTCGGTCGCGAGGCGTTCGCGGGCACCGCGGGCATGGGGCACACCCGGTGGGCGACGCACGGCGCGCCGATCGACCGCAACTCCCACCCGCACCGCGACGTGAGCGGCCGGGTCGCCGTGGTGCACAACGGGATCATCGAGAACTTCGCCGCCCTGCGCGCCGAGCTCGAAGCGCGCGGCGTCGAGATGAGCAGCGACACCGACACCGAGACCACCGCCCACCTGATCGCGTTCGCCTACGCCGAGGGCGACACCAAGGGCGACCTCGCGGCCAGCGTGCGCGCCGTGGTCCGCCGCCTCGAAGGCGCGTTCACGCTCGTCGTGACGCACGCCGACGAGCCGGACACGGTGATCGCCGCGCGCCGCTCGTCCCCGCTCGTGGTCGGGGTCGGCGAGGGCGAGACGTTCGTCGCCTCGGACGTGTCGGCGTTCATCGAGCACACCCGCGAGGCCGTGGAGCTGGGCCAGGACCAGGTCGTGGTGATCGACCGGTCCGGCTACACCGTCACCGACTTCGACGGCGAGGCCGCCGAGGCCAAGCCCTTCACGGTCAACTGGGACCTCTCGGCCGCCGAGAAGGGCGGCCACGAGTACTTCATGCTCAAGGAGATCGAGGAGCAGCCCGAAGCGCTCGCGAACACGCTGCGCGGCCACTTCCGGGACGGCCGGATCGTGCTGGACGAGCAGCGCCTGTCCGACCAGGACCTGCGCGACGTCGACAAGGTGTTCGTGGTGGCCTGCGGCTCGGCCTACCACTCGGGGCTGGTGGCCAAGTACGCCATCGAGCACTGGACCCGGCTGCCGGTCGAGGTGGAGCTGGCCTCCGAGTTCCGCTACCGGGACCCGGTGCTGGACCGGGACACGCTGGTCGTCGCGGTGTCGCAGTCCGGCGAGACCGCGGACACCCTGGAAGCCGTAAGGCACGCCCGTGCGCAGAAGGCGCGCGTGTTGGCCGTGTGCAACACCAACGGCGCGCAGATCCCGCGGGAATCCGACGCCGTGCTCTACACGCACGCCGGCCCGGAGATCGGCGTGGCGTCGACCAAGGCGTTCCTGGCCCAGATCGCGGCGAACTACCTGGTCGGCTTGGCGCTGGCGCAGGCGCGCGGCACCAAGTACCCGGACGAGGTGGCCCGCGAGTTCCACGAGCTGGAGGCCATGCCGCACGCCGTGCAGCGGGTGCTGGAGACCGTCGGGCAGGTGCGCGCGCTCGGCCGTGAGCTGGCCGACTCGAAGGCCGTGCTGTTCCTGGGCCGCCACGTCGGCTACCCGGTGGCGCTGGAAGGCGCGCTCAAGCTCAAGGAACTGGCCTACATGCACGCCGAGGGCTTCGCGGCGGGCGAGCTCAAGCACGGGCCGATCGCGCTGATCGAGGAGGGGCTGCCGGTCGTGGTGGTCATGCCCTCGCCCAAGGGCCGCGCGGTGCTGCACTCCAAGCTGGTGTCCAACATCAGCGAGATCCAGGCGCGCGGCGCGCGGACCATCGTGATCGCCGAGGAGGGCGACGAGACGGTCCGGCCGTTCGCCGACCACCTCATCGAGGTGCCCGCGGTGCCGACGCTGCTCCAGCCGCTGATCTCCACCGTGCCGTTGCAGGTGCTGGCCGCCGAGATCGCCCGCAGCCGGGGCTACGACGTGGACAAGCCGCGCAACCTGGCCAAGTCCGTGACGGTCGAGTAG
- the tsaB gene encoding tRNA (adenosine(37)-N6)-threonylcarbamoyltransferase complex dimerization subunit type 1 TsaB — MLVLALDTATPAVTAGVVELTADSPPRLLAQRVTVNAKAHGELLTPHVQEAMAEAGYSLSDLDAIVCGAGPGPFTGLRVGLVTAAALGQALNRPVYPVPTPDAIALDANTGAPLLVATDARRKEVYWAAYDAAGRRTDGPHVDRPAEVLAKLPNRPRQAAGEGARIYADVLELPLVDAVHPSPVSLVAAAAEELLAGARPAALTPLYLRRPDAVEPTGRKRVIR, encoded by the coding sequence GTGCTCGTGCTCGCATTGGACACCGCTACGCCCGCCGTGACCGCCGGGGTGGTCGAACTGACCGCTGATTCGCCCCCGCGCTTGTTGGCGCAGCGGGTGACGGTGAACGCCAAAGCCCACGGCGAGTTGCTGACGCCCCACGTGCAGGAAGCCATGGCCGAAGCCGGCTACTCGTTGTCCGATCTGGACGCGATCGTCTGTGGAGCGGGCCCGGGGCCGTTCACCGGCCTGAGAGTTGGGCTGGTCACCGCCGCTGCGCTGGGCCAGGCGTTGAACCGGCCTGTGTACCCCGTCCCGACGCCTGATGCGATCGCGTTGGACGCGAACACCGGAGCGCCGTTGTTGGTCGCGACGGACGCGCGGCGCAAAGAGGTCTACTGGGCCGCTTACGACGCCGCCGGCCGCCGTACCGACGGGCCGCACGTGGACCGGCCCGCCGAAGTGCTCGCGAAGCTGCCGAACCGGCCCCGGCAGGCGGCCGGCGAGGGGGCCCGGATCTACGCCGACGTGCTGGAGCTGCCGCTGGTGGACGCGGTGCACCCGTCGCCGGTGTCGCTGGTCGCCGCGGCCGCCGAGGAGCTGCTCGCGGGTGCCCGTCCGGCCGCGCTCACCCCGCTCTACCTGCGCCGGCCGGACGCCGTGGAGCCCACCGGGCGCAAGCGGGTGATCAGGTGA
- a CDS encoding alpha/beta fold hydrolase produces MNTLWKAVGWAGGILGAAATGVAVGVAANQKKVADDRQADDPLADEPLGRLTPTRESTVAAEDGVPLSVEEVDPADGGEPELTVVLVHGFALDRRCWHFQRRDLAALTGPRVRLVLYDQRGHGRSGRGAVESSTIEQLAHDLDSVLRAVVPDGPVVLVGHSMGGMTIMALAEEQPELFADRVRGVALVGTAAGAVGGAGLPRSVLSRYNPVTLGVGRLAGLQPGFVEWVRRRANTLTWTGIRALAFGDGKASTSLVDLMEQMINGTTVQVLTEFLETLGTHNRYKALVGLRHCEVLVISGDADKLTPFSHAERMAEEMPHGELVRAPGAGHMVMMEQPDLVTGHLVGLLRRSAVERTENRRRWWRRA; encoded by the coding sequence GTGAACACGCTGTGGAAGGCCGTCGGCTGGGCCGGCGGGATCCTGGGCGCGGCGGCCACCGGCGTCGCGGTCGGCGTGGCCGCGAACCAGAAGAAGGTCGCCGACGACCGCCAGGCCGACGACCCGCTGGCCGACGAGCCGCTGGGCCGGCTCACGCCCACCCGCGAGTCGACCGTGGCCGCCGAGGACGGCGTGCCGCTCTCGGTCGAGGAGGTCGACCCGGCCGACGGCGGCGAGCCCGAGCTGACCGTCGTGCTGGTGCACGGCTTCGCGCTGGACCGGCGGTGCTGGCACTTCCAGCGGCGCGACCTGGCCGCGCTGACCGGGCCGAGGGTCCGCCTGGTGCTCTACGACCAGCGCGGTCACGGCCGGTCCGGTCGCGGCGCGGTCGAGTCGAGCACGATCGAGCAGCTCGCGCACGACCTGGACTCGGTGCTGCGGGCCGTGGTGCCCGACGGGCCGGTGGTGCTGGTCGGGCACTCGATGGGCGGCATGACGATCATGGCGCTGGCCGAGGAGCAGCCGGAGCTGTTCGCCGACCGGGTGCGCGGCGTGGCGCTGGTCGGCACGGCGGCGGGCGCGGTCGGCGGTGCCGGGCTGCCCCGCTCGGTGCTGTCCCGGTACAACCCGGTCACCCTGGGCGTGGGTCGGCTCGCCGGCCTCCAGCCGGGGTTCGTGGAGTGGGTGCGGCGGCGGGCGAACACGTTGACCTGGACCGGGATCCGGGCACTGGCGTTCGGCGACGGCAAGGCCAGCACGTCGCTGGTCGACCTGATGGAGCAGATGATCAACGGCACGACCGTGCAGGTGCTCACCGAGTTCCTGGAGACGCTCGGCACCCACAACCGGTACAAGGCGCTGGTCGGCCTGCGGCACTGCGAGGTGCTGGTGATCAGCGGCGACGCCGACAAGCTGACCCCGTTCTCGCACGCCGAGCGGATGGCCGAGGAGATGCCGCACGGCGAGCTGGTCCGGGCACCCGGCGCGGGGCACATGGTGATGATGGAACAGCCGGACCTGGTCACCGGGCACCTGGTGGGCCTGCTCCGGCGCAGTGCCGTGGAACGGACGGAGAACAGGCGGCGGTGGTGGCGACGAGCGTGA